In the genome of Myxococcus stipitatus, one region contains:
- a CDS encoding glutamine--tRNA ligase/YqeY domain fusion protein encodes MTTTNETQGLNFLQEIIEEDRRTGKHGGRVLTRFPPEPNGYLHIGHAKSICLNFGLAKQYGGLCNLRFDDTNPVTEDTDYVESIQRDVKWLGFDWEERKYFASDYFPKLYDFAVELIKQGKAYVCSLSPDEIREYRGDFTTPGRDSPYRTRSVEENLDLFARMRAGEFPDSKHTLRAKIDMTSPNPVLRDPPIYRIRHAHHHRTGDAWPIYPLYDFAHCLSDALEGITHSICTLEFENRRVLYDWIVDSLIKGDRPYQYEFNRLNLNYTVMSKRKLLKLVTEKYVSGWDDPRMMTLSGLRRRGFTPKSIRDFASRAGVSKTQQLIDMGVLELCIREDLNDTAPRAMGVLRPLKVVVENYPEGQVEMLEVQNHPQKPEMGTRQVPFMRELFIEADDFMEVPAKGFFRLAPGKEVRLRSAYFITCKEVIKDADGKVVELRCTYDPATKGGDSPDGRKVKGTLHWAPGNAPSVEVRLYDRLFSVESPDSDDAKDFTTFLNPNSLEVITNARVEPMLANAAGESRFQFERLGYFYVDPKDSRPGHPVFNRTVTLKDSWVKEQGKGK; translated from the coding sequence ATGACGACGACGAACGAAACGCAGGGCCTGAACTTCCTCCAGGAGATCATCGAGGAAGACCGGCGCACGGGGAAGCACGGCGGTCGTGTGCTCACCCGCTTCCCGCCCGAGCCCAACGGCTACCTCCACATTGGTCACGCCAAGTCCATCTGCCTGAACTTCGGGCTGGCGAAGCAATACGGCGGCCTGTGCAACCTGCGCTTCGACGACACCAACCCCGTCACGGAGGACACGGACTATGTCGAGTCCATCCAGCGCGACGTGAAGTGGCTGGGCTTCGACTGGGAGGAGCGCAAGTACTTCGCGTCCGACTACTTCCCGAAGCTCTATGACTTCGCCGTGGAGCTCATCAAGCAGGGCAAGGCGTACGTGTGCAGCCTGTCCCCGGACGAGATTCGCGAGTACCGCGGCGACTTCACGACGCCGGGCCGCGACAGCCCGTACCGCACCCGCTCCGTGGAGGAGAACCTGGACCTCTTCGCGCGCATGCGCGCCGGTGAGTTCCCGGACAGCAAGCACACGCTGCGCGCGAAGATCGACATGACGTCGCCCAACCCCGTGTTGCGCGACCCGCCCATCTATCGCATCCGCCACGCGCACCACCACCGCACCGGGGATGCGTGGCCCATCTACCCGCTCTATGACTTCGCGCACTGCCTGTCGGACGCGCTCGAGGGCATCACCCACTCCATCTGCACGCTGGAGTTCGAGAACCGGCGGGTGCTGTATGACTGGATTGTCGACAGCCTCATCAAGGGCGACCGGCCTTACCAGTACGAGTTCAACCGGCTGAACCTCAACTACACCGTGATGAGCAAGCGCAAGCTGCTCAAGCTCGTCACGGAGAAGTATGTCTCGGGTTGGGATGACCCTCGGATGATGACGCTCAGCGGCCTGCGCCGCCGGGGCTTCACGCCGAAGTCCATCCGCGACTTCGCCTCGCGCGCGGGCGTCAGCAAGACGCAGCAGCTCATCGACATGGGCGTGCTGGAGCTGTGCATCCGCGAGGACCTCAACGACACCGCGCCCCGTGCGATGGGGGTGCTGCGTCCGCTGAAGGTCGTGGTGGAGAACTACCCCGAGGGCCAGGTGGAGATGCTGGAGGTGCAGAACCACCCGCAGAAGCCAGAGATGGGCACGCGCCAGGTGCCGTTCATGCGCGAGCTGTTCATCGAGGCGGACGACTTCATGGAGGTCCCCGCGAAGGGCTTCTTCCGGCTGGCGCCGGGCAAGGAGGTGCGCCTGCGGTCGGCGTACTTCATCACCTGCAAGGAGGTCATCAAGGACGCGGACGGCAAGGTGGTGGAGCTGCGCTGCACCTATGACCCGGCGACGAAGGGTGGAGATTCGCCGGATGGCCGCAAGGTGAAGGGCACGCTGCACTGGGCGCCGGGCAACGCGCCCTCCGTCGAGGTGCGGCTGTATGACCGCCTGTTCTCGGTGGAGAGCCCGGACTCGGATGACGCGAAGGACTTCACGACCTTCCTCAATCCGAACAGCCTGGAGGTCATCACGAACGCGCGCGTGGAGCCGATGCTGGCGAACGCCGCGGGCGAGTCCCGCTTCCAGTTCGAGCGGCTGGGGTACTTCTACGTGGACCCGAAGGACTCGCGGCCGGGCCACCCCGTGTTCAACCGCACCGTCACCCTGAAGGACTCGTGGGTGAAGGAGCAGGGCAAGGGGAAGTAG
- a CDS encoding serine hydrolase domain-containing protein, with protein sequence MRAVPLLALILPLSLAQAQGLSGQSSSPARDGQGVQSGLFTLVVPTVAAASTPAVASPPFAQVIEREVPALMKEAHIPGAAVGLIVGGKLVYAKGFGFADHAGKVPVTADTVFIAASLSKPIASWVTMRLAEQGRVRLDAPVAEVLSAWPLAKNDAFDHRRITIRHLLSHTAGTTLGGYQGWLGFKELPSLEESLAGNTNGRGAVELFAPAGAKFEYSGGGYTLMQLAIERTTRRKYSDLARELVFRPLGMKHSSVAMTPEVLAGAAQGHDDEGKPVPVRYYVEQAPSSLTTTVRDFARWMMASMANTTGPRLLSPAQLAQLYTPAELSTPRAPGEAVYGLGHFIERLGDGSTAVGHDGRNQAGFRAKFLMRPQSGDGIVFFSNARSGLALDRIVCLWGADVAKVDAATACEK encoded by the coding sequence ATGCGCGCCGTGCCCCTGCTTGCCCTCATCCTTCCGCTGTCCCTCGCCCAGGCGCAGGGCCTCTCGGGACAGTCCTCTTCCCCGGCTCGTGACGGGCAGGGCGTTCAGTCAGGGCTGTTCACCCTTGTGGTGCCCACCGTCGCAGCCGCGAGTACACCGGCTGTCGCGTCACCGCCGTTCGCCCAAGTCATCGAGCGCGAAGTGCCCGCGCTCATGAAAGAGGCGCACATCCCAGGCGCGGCCGTGGGGCTGATTGTCGGCGGCAAGCTGGTCTACGCGAAGGGCTTCGGCTTCGCGGACCACGCGGGCAAGGTGCCCGTGACGGCCGACACGGTGTTCATCGCCGCCTCGCTGTCGAAGCCCATCGCGAGCTGGGTGACGATGCGTCTGGCCGAGCAGGGACGCGTGCGATTGGATGCGCCGGTGGCCGAGGTGCTGTCTGCGTGGCCGCTGGCGAAGAATGACGCGTTCGACCACCGGCGGATAACGATTCGCCACCTGCTGTCGCACACTGCGGGCACGACCCTGGGCGGGTATCAAGGCTGGCTCGGCTTCAAGGAGCTGCCGAGCCTGGAGGAGTCGCTGGCTGGCAACACCAACGGCCGTGGCGCGGTGGAGCTGTTCGCGCCGGCTGGTGCGAAGTTTGAGTACTCGGGCGGTGGCTACACCCTGATGCAGCTGGCCATCGAGCGGACCACCCGGCGCAAGTATTCGGACCTGGCGCGGGAGCTGGTGTTCCGCCCGCTGGGCATGAAGCACAGCAGTGTCGCCATGACGCCCGAGGTTCTGGCCGGTGCGGCGCAGGGACACGACGACGAGGGCAAGCCGGTGCCGGTGCGCTACTACGTCGAACAGGCGCCTTCGTCCTTGACCACCACGGTCCGCGACTTCGCCCGCTGGATGATGGCCAGCATGGCGAACACCACCGGGCCGCGTCTGCTGTCCCCGGCGCAACTGGCCCAGCTCTACACCCCCGCGGAGCTGAGCACGCCGCGCGCGCCCGGTGAGGCGGTCTATGGCCTGGGTCACTTCATCGAACGCCTGGGCGATGGAAGCACCGCCGTGGGCCATGATGGGCGCAACCAGGCCGGCTTCCGCGCGAAGTTCTTGATGCGTCCGCAATCCGGCGACGGCATCGTCTTCTTCAGCAATGCTCGCAGCGGCCTCGCCTTGGACCGCATCGTCTGCCTTTGGGGAGCGGACGTGGCCAAGGTCGATGCGGCGACGGCCTGCGAGAAGTAG
- a CDS encoding LytTR family DNA-binding domain-containing protein, whose amino-acid sequence MRLLIVEDEPLAARRLARLCEQWLGPGSAAPRVCSSLDEARALLAGRDIDVLLLDLNLSGEDGFTLLAEATAGSFQTVVVSANTDQALRAFELGVLDFVPKPYTPERLALALGRVGSRAAAPLRTLAVRKGGGVVLVPLDSVAYIQGAGDYAELVLRGGGTELSEKSLERLEQLLPADFFRIHRSYLVRVADIRELVTSEGSRTAVELKDGTRLPVGRSRLSLLRKRLEA is encoded by the coding sequence ATGAGGCTGCTCATCGTGGAGGACGAGCCTCTCGCTGCGCGGCGCCTGGCCCGGCTTTGTGAACAGTGGCTGGGGCCGGGCTCCGCGGCGCCTCGCGTCTGCTCGAGTCTGGATGAGGCTCGCGCGCTGCTGGCCGGACGCGATATCGACGTGCTGCTGCTGGACCTGAATCTCTCGGGCGAAGACGGCTTCACGCTGCTCGCGGAGGCGACAGCAGGCTCCTTCCAGACGGTGGTGGTCTCCGCGAACACCGACCAGGCCCTGCGCGCCTTCGAGCTCGGCGTGCTGGACTTCGTGCCCAAGCCGTACACGCCGGAGCGACTCGCCCTCGCGCTCGGCCGCGTGGGGAGTCGCGCGGCTGCCCCCTTGCGCACCCTCGCGGTGAGGAAGGGCGGAGGCGTGGTCCTCGTCCCCTTGGACTCCGTCGCGTACATCCAAGGCGCTGGTGACTACGCGGAGCTGGTCCTGCGCGGAGGTGGCACCGAGCTGAGCGAGAAGAGCCTGGAGCGACTCGAGCAACTGCTCCCCGCCGACTTCTTCCGCATCCATCGCTCCTATCTCGTCCGAGTGGCGGACATCCGCGAGCTCGTCACCTCGGAGGGCTCGCGCACGGCCGTGGAATTGAAGGATGGAACACGACTGCCGGTGGGCCGCAGCCGACTGTCCCTCCTGCGCAAGCGGCTGGAGGCGTAG
- a CDS encoding histidine kinase: MLRPMMSSASIAGVLALSLAASAALPSAQEGQVQVNAEALPVEVALSNDSRGWRTVDRHQVNEGAGPFWMRTQVEVPPREAGAPTPALALSMLGSWDAWWDGKPLGRNGQVGRTSAEELPGRIDAQLPLPPELSTPGPHLLTMRISAHQLGFQPVGTLHRLQVGEAVALAQSRMFGLMPALCTLGALVLMGLYHLVRVRLARGGLATLLLGVLCLAAAALVLLEAWRGLTNYLYPLHAVRLRLLAVAVLAVASLLPATVHAAFGEPRGWLRWMGLGLGVLSLAFVPGFDNKQGVALGASLVVSTLLVVRARRRGEPGALGALAGLGFAGALYLLEPWGFSDRGFFLAFGGLLLCLTVVHAQQQRRQQERLESATRSAERLQLELLKRSLQPHFLMNTLGALSEWVETQPAQAVRFIEALGTAYRHLLAVSGERTIPLARELELCRAHLDVMGCRQGTAFQLEAEGVDLDAPVPPALLHTLLENAFSHNRYVSPHTFRLQGSLFSEGTRTRRRYVFLAPRGTGAGQGGGEGTGSRYLRARLEEAFPGAWGLQDGPTEAGWMTRVEVPA, encoded by the coding sequence ATGCTGCGCCCCATGATGTCGTCCGCCTCCATCGCGGGAGTCCTCGCGCTCTCGCTCGCCGCCTCCGCCGCCCTGCCCTCCGCACAAGAGGGACAGGTGCAGGTGAACGCCGAGGCTCTCCCCGTGGAGGTGGCGCTCTCCAACGACTCTCGCGGGTGGCGCACGGTGGATAGACACCAGGTGAACGAAGGAGCCGGCCCCTTCTGGATGCGTACGCAGGTGGAGGTGCCTCCACGTGAAGCAGGAGCTCCGACGCCGGCCCTCGCCCTGTCGATGCTCGGGTCGTGGGATGCCTGGTGGGACGGCAAGCCCCTGGGCCGCAACGGACAGGTGGGGCGAACATCGGCCGAGGAGCTTCCGGGGCGTATCGATGCCCAGCTCCCACTCCCTCCCGAGCTCAGCACTCCAGGTCCCCATCTGTTGACGATGCGCATCTCCGCGCACCAGCTCGGCTTCCAGCCCGTGGGGACCTTGCATCGCCTGCAGGTGGGCGAGGCCGTGGCCCTCGCGCAGTCTCGGATGTTTGGCCTGATGCCCGCGCTTTGCACGCTGGGCGCGCTGGTGCTGATGGGGCTCTACCACCTCGTGCGCGTGCGGCTCGCTCGCGGAGGACTCGCGACGCTGCTGCTCGGCGTGCTGTGTCTCGCCGCCGCGGCGCTCGTCCTCTTGGAGGCATGGCGCGGGCTCACCAACTACCTCTATCCGCTGCATGCGGTGCGGCTGCGACTGCTGGCCGTGGCCGTGCTGGCGGTGGCCTCGCTGCTGCCGGCGACGGTGCATGCGGCCTTCGGCGAACCACGCGGGTGGCTGCGATGGATGGGACTCGGGCTCGGAGTGCTCTCGCTCGCCTTCGTTCCGGGGTTCGACAACAAGCAGGGCGTCGCGCTCGGGGCTTCGCTCGTCGTCTCCACGCTGCTCGTGGTACGTGCGAGGCGGAGGGGAGAACCCGGGGCCCTGGGCGCGCTGGCGGGGCTCGGCTTCGCCGGGGCGCTCTACCTGTTGGAACCTTGGGGCTTCTCCGACCGGGGGTTCTTCCTCGCCTTCGGTGGACTGTTGCTGTGTCTCACGGTGGTCCATGCGCAGCAGCAGCGCCGTCAGCAGGAACGACTGGAGAGCGCGACACGCTCCGCGGAGCGACTGCAACTGGAGCTGCTCAAGCGCAGCCTGCAGCCGCACTTCTTGATGAACACGCTCGGCGCGCTGAGCGAGTGGGTGGAGACGCAGCCCGCGCAGGCCGTGCGCTTCATCGAGGCGCTCGGCACGGCGTACCGGCACCTGCTCGCCGTCTCGGGTGAGCGAACCATCCCCCTCGCCCGAGAGCTCGAACTGTGCCGCGCCCACCTGGACGTCATGGGCTGCCGACAGGGCACCGCCTTCCAACTCGAGGCCGAGGGCGTGGACCTCGATGCCCCCGTCCCTCCCGCGCTGCTGCATACGCTGCTGGAGAATGCCTTCAGTCACAACCGCTACGTCTCGCCCCACACCTTCCGGCTCCAGGGCAGTCTCTTCTCCGAGGGCACGCGGACCCGGCGGCGCTACGTGTTCCTCGCTCCCCGAGGCACGGGCGCGGGACAAGGGGGCGGTGAGGGCACCGGCTCACGCTACCTGCGCGCACGACTGGAGGAGGCGTTCCCCGGTGCGTGGGGACTCCAGGACGGGCCCACCGAGGCAGGATGGATGACGCGAGTGGAGGTGCCGGCATGA
- a CDS encoding alpha/beta fold hydrolase codes for MRAVPLLALILPLSFAQAQSLQMEPHTFQARDGRSVQAELGTLTVPLRHARPDGPGLSLRFVRFKSTNPSPGAPIVYLAGGPGGSGIDAARHGRFELFLALREVADVIALDQRGTGQSNPHPELYQPWSIPLEQPADEALLTDTLKKAAAEASQTWAKAGVDLGAYTTEENADDLEMLRKALGAPKLNLWGISYGTHLGLSYLRRHTPRVERLILAGIEGPDDTWKRPAHAEALLAQWERVLRAEGARGPGLRARLATLLKSLKREPRTVEFTDKETGARHIWKLSHFDLQRTIFESMRDPAIFRRFLTMLPALEAGDYSPMVPFAGMLRDGVLRPMPLAMDAASGVSPARLALIQREAAKALLGGSVNPGALQAGDVPGVRDLGESFRGPLKAAVPVLFISGTLDGRTSPDNAEVLRPGLPQSTHLVLVGSGHDGLFQSDPRILERMKSFMKGEALRDERMEIKAKP; via the coding sequence ATGCGTGCCGTGCCCTTGCTTGCCCTCATCCTTCCGTTGTCCTTCGCCCAGGCCCAGAGCCTCCAGATGGAGCCCCACACCTTCCAGGCGCGTGACGGTCGCAGCGTCCAGGCGGAGCTGGGCACCCTCACCGTGCCGCTGCGCCACGCCCGTCCCGATGGCCCGGGATTGTCCCTGCGCTTCGTTCGCTTCAAGAGCACGAACCCTTCGCCCGGAGCACCCATCGTCTACCTGGCCGGTGGCCCGGGCGGCTCTGGTATCGATGCCGCTCGTCATGGTCGCTTCGAGCTGTTCCTCGCCCTGCGTGAGGTGGCGGATGTCATCGCGTTGGACCAGCGCGGCACGGGCCAGTCGAACCCCCATCCCGAGCTGTATCAGCCCTGGTCCATCCCGCTGGAGCAGCCCGCCGACGAGGCGCTGCTCACCGACACGTTGAAGAAGGCCGCCGCCGAGGCGAGCCAGACCTGGGCCAAGGCCGGAGTGGACCTGGGTGCCTACACCACGGAGGAGAACGCCGACGACCTGGAGATGCTCCGGAAGGCGCTGGGTGCGCCGAAGCTCAACCTCTGGGGCATCAGCTACGGCACCCACTTGGGGCTCTCGTATCTGCGCCGCCACACCCCGCGGGTGGAACGCCTCATCCTCGCGGGCATCGAGGGGCCGGACGACACCTGGAAGCGACCTGCCCACGCGGAGGCACTGCTCGCGCAATGGGAGAGGGTGCTGCGTGCCGAGGGGGCACGAGGACCGGGTCTCAGAGCGCGATTGGCGACGTTGCTGAAGTCGCTGAAGCGCGAGCCGCGCACCGTCGAGTTCACGGACAAGGAGACGGGTGCGCGCCACATCTGGAAGCTCAGCCACTTCGACCTTCAGCGCACCATCTTCGAGTCCATGAGAGACCCCGCCATCTTCCGGCGCTTCCTCACCATGCTTCCGGCGCTGGAGGCCGGGGACTATTCGCCGATGGTGCCCTTCGCGGGCATGCTGCGCGACGGGGTGCTGCGGCCGATGCCGCTCGCGATGGACGCGGCCTCCGGCGTGAGCCCGGCGCGACTTGCCCTCATCCAGCGGGAGGCGGCGAAGGCCCTGCTCGGTGGCAGCGTGAACCCCGGAGCACTGCAGGCGGGAGATGTGCCCGGAGTGCGAGACCTGGGGGAGTCCTTCCGAGGTCCGCTGAAGGCCGCGGTGCCCGTGCTCTTCATCAGCGGCACCCTGGATGGGCGCACGAGCCCGGACAACGCGGAGGTGCTGCGCCCCGGGCTCCCCCAGTCCACGCACCTGGTGCTGGTGGGATCGGGCCACGACGGCCTCTTCCAGTCGGACCCGCGCATCCTCGAGCGGATGAAGTCCTTCATGAAGGGCGAAGCGCTCCGCGATGAGCGCATGGAGATCAAGGCGAAGCCCTGA
- a CDS encoding GNAT family N-acetyltransferase yields MTCMHWRWRVAATQRELDDVARIRWAVFGGEMGLLPAQSALSRREVTCVDTLDTTVHVLVYAGHEPVATLRVALPNAEVAANQGGKVGLEMEQRVDLSGLLQPGRVVAEPSRFCVLPKWRRSEAVTWLQAGMYVESVRRGVTHWIASTNLETDSPEDALLAWRVAEHRGWLSPNWRVAVPDPRSAPVQPRNPYYTSEERARAAQGQLEGLRLPRAPVLFARTMGARFISEPLFDTYFKWFTLPLVMALDEVPADSVACFRALEQGLRPAA; encoded by the coding sequence ATGACCTGCATGCACTGGCGCTGGCGTGTCGCCGCCACCCAGCGAGAGCTCGATGACGTGGCGCGCATCCGCTGGGCGGTCTTCGGCGGAGAGATGGGACTGTTGCCCGCGCAGTCCGCGCTGTCTCGGCGGGAGGTGACGTGTGTCGACACGCTCGACACCACGGTGCACGTGCTCGTCTACGCCGGCCACGAGCCGGTGGCGACCCTGCGCGTGGCGCTGCCCAACGCGGAGGTCGCGGCGAACCAGGGCGGGAAGGTCGGCCTCGAGATGGAGCAGCGCGTGGACCTCTCGGGTCTGCTCCAGCCGGGCCGGGTGGTCGCGGAGCCGTCTCGCTTCTGTGTGTTGCCGAAGTGGCGGCGCTCGGAGGCCGTCACGTGGCTGCAGGCGGGCATGTACGTGGAGAGCGTGCGGCGGGGCGTGACGCACTGGATCGCGTCCACGAACCTGGAGACGGACTCGCCCGAGGACGCGCTCCTCGCCTGGCGGGTGGCGGAGCACCGGGGCTGGCTGAGTCCGAACTGGCGCGTGGCCGTGCCGGATCCGCGGAGCGCTCCGGTGCAGCCTCGCAATCCGTACTACACGTCCGAGGAGCGGGCGCGGGCGGCGCAGGGGCAGTTGGAGGGGCTGCGGCTGCCCCGGGCGCCCGTGCTCTTCGCGCGGACGATGGGGGCGCGCTTCATCTCGGAGCCGCTCTTCGACACGTATTTCAAGTGGTTCACGCTGCCGCTCGTCATGGCGCTCGATGAAGTTCCGGCTGACTCCGTGGCGTGCTTCCGCGCGCTGGAGCAAGGCCTGCGTCCCGCCGCCTAG
- a CDS encoding iron-containing redox enzyme family protein, producing the protein MQTQTENGVGVSWLAALDVEARGLVAAVDARPDGRRLFEGTIDKAGYIHYLVQTYHYARWSTPILREAGERLQQLGRHPELAELLVQKGEEERGHDRWLLSDLKNLGCSEESVETAVRCPAVEAYTGWNFFTSRSGVPTAALGTAYVLEYLSQTRAGVWAERLRKVSTIPNIRKSVTFLRSHGALDGDHVAEMARLFAGLTEPEDQEAILFSARVARSVYPCIFREGVTAALPRER; encoded by the coding sequence GTGCAGACTCAGACGGAGAATGGCGTGGGAGTGAGCTGGCTGGCGGCGCTGGACGTGGAGGCGCGAGGCCTGGTGGCGGCGGTGGATGCACGGCCCGATGGCCGGCGCCTCTTCGAGGGCACCATCGACAAGGCGGGCTACATCCACTACCTCGTCCAGACGTACCACTACGCCCGCTGGAGCACGCCCATCCTCCGCGAGGCCGGCGAGCGGTTGCAGCAGCTGGGCCGCCACCCGGAGCTCGCGGAGTTGTTGGTCCAGAAGGGGGAGGAGGAGCGGGGGCACGACCGGTGGTTGCTGTCGGACCTGAAGAACCTGGGGTGCTCGGAGGAGTCCGTGGAGACGGCGGTGCGGTGCCCGGCGGTGGAGGCCTATACCGGGTGGAACTTCTTCACGTCGCGTTCGGGCGTGCCCACGGCCGCGCTGGGGACGGCGTACGTGCTGGAGTACCTGTCGCAGACGCGCGCGGGCGTGTGGGCCGAGCGGCTGCGGAAGGTGTCCACCATTCCGAACATCCGCAAGTCGGTGACGTTCCTGCGCAGCCACGGGGCGCTGGACGGAGACCACGTCGCGGAGATGGCGCGGCTCTTCGCGGGGCTGACGGAGCCGGAGGACCAGGAGGCGATCCTCTTCTCGGCCCGGGTCGCCCGGAGCGTCTACCCGTGCATCTTCCGCGAGGGCGTCACGGCCGCTCTACCCCGCGAGAGGTAG
- a CDS encoding response regulator transcription factor, with amino-acid sequence MFNPADFTSSELLVREKVTAALNSPFLPKLLEATRKPLLEFVQADSMALCIMRLAPSIDFRWHVPGTPIPILNEYAGLVDQDFLRAPILARPGVPVFDTQLLSRAEYEGTLIYQRSLELKLPFEHIMAVLVPISPGLVAALAFYRHERRPFSAQNAVALSSITSTWATTLDNCQAVQSMAAGAQLLQELYLRKNSAFLLLEPPAREVFRTPLATLLLERWFPTPSDFDMTSGLPRVLKEQLDALMKMDSDARLGKNLWVRTHPEGYRTCRFVELPADDGTPKWALLLSELPHSIPLPFHMQRKLTPRELDVARGVLRNWSNGQIADELEISGETVKTHVRNLFDKLGVDCRADFLYQVAHLNRPV; translated from the coding sequence ATGTTCAACCCAGCCGACTTCACCTCAAGTGAACTCTTGGTCCGGGAGAAGGTCACCGCAGCCCTCAACTCGCCATTCCTGCCGAAGCTCCTGGAAGCGACTCGAAAGCCGCTGCTCGAGTTCGTCCAGGCCGACTCGATGGCCCTGTGCATCATGCGCCTCGCGCCATCCATCGACTTCCGATGGCACGTCCCAGGCACCCCCATTCCCATCCTCAATGAGTATGCGGGCCTGGTCGACCAGGACTTCCTCCGAGCCCCCATCCTCGCCCGGCCCGGCGTGCCTGTCTTCGACACCCAGCTGCTCTCCCGCGCGGAGTACGAAGGCACCCTCATCTACCAACGCAGCCTGGAATTGAAGCTGCCCTTCGAACACATCATGGCCGTCCTCGTGCCCATCAGCCCGGGCCTCGTCGCCGCCCTCGCTTTCTACCGGCACGAGCGACGCCCCTTCTCCGCCCAGAACGCCGTCGCCCTCTCCAGCATCACCAGCACCTGGGCGACGACCTTGGACAACTGCCAGGCCGTCCAGAGCATGGCCGCCGGCGCGCAGCTGCTCCAAGAGCTCTACCTCCGCAAGAACTCCGCCTTTCTCCTCCTCGAACCACCCGCCCGCGAGGTGTTCCGCACGCCCCTCGCCACCCTGCTGCTGGAGCGCTGGTTCCCCACTCCGTCAGACTTCGACATGACCTCCGGGCTGCCACGCGTCCTCAAGGAGCAGCTGGACGCCCTCATGAAAATGGACTCGGACGCGCGCCTCGGGAAGAACCTCTGGGTCCGCACCCATCCCGAGGGCTACCGCACGTGCCGGTTCGTCGAGCTGCCCGCCGATGACGGCACCCCCAAGTGGGCCCTCCTCCTGTCCGAGCTCCCCCACTCCATCCCCCTCCCCTTCCACATGCAACGCAAGCTCACCCCCCGCGAGCTCGACGTCGCGAGGGGCGTGCTTCGCAACTGGTCCAACGGGCAGATCGCCGATGAGCTCGAGATCTCCGGCGAGACAGTCAAGACGCACGTGCGAAACCTCTTCGACAAGCTGGGCGTCGACTGCCGCGCCGACTTCCTCTACCAGGTCGCCCACCTCAACAGACCCGTCTGA
- a CDS encoding TPR end-of-group domain-containing protein, whose translation MLAKRWKPLAGICIAACALTLSPGCATSSQAPAPATAPATVSAPVDVKALRAQGMAAYEQKQYVECARLLSEADRADPAADENSAYSVACCQALAGDKEAAFAQLRLANERGFKNAAHIERDTDLTALHSDARWAEVIAQTKANKKATLKGANEELLGIYEADQGDRMVSDVTKLDWKVVSARDEARRARVQQILDEGGAKVALDYFHAAMVFQHGKEVADFQRSHSLAVKASELDPTLKQARWLAAASKDRELMNLGKPQLYGTQFRVVEGKWELYAVDPSITDEERAKWNVPPLEDARKKAEAMNARSQ comes from the coding sequence ATGCTCGCGAAGCGATGGAAGCCGTTGGCGGGAATCTGTATCGCCGCATGTGCCCTCACCTTGTCGCCCGGCTGCGCGACCTCCTCGCAGGCGCCTGCGCCTGCCACTGCTCCGGCGACCGTGAGCGCGCCCGTGGACGTCAAGGCCCTGCGGGCACAAGGGATGGCGGCCTACGAGCAGAAACAGTACGTCGAGTGCGCGCGGCTGCTCAGCGAGGCCGACCGGGCGGACCCGGCCGCGGATGAGAACAGCGCCTATTCCGTCGCGTGTTGCCAGGCGTTGGCCGGAGACAAGGAGGCGGCCTTCGCGCAGCTGCGGCTCGCGAACGAGCGCGGATTCAAGAACGCGGCCCACATCGAGCGGGACACGGATCTGACGGCGCTGCATTCGGATGCGCGGTGGGCGGAGGTCATCGCCCAGACGAAGGCCAACAAGAAGGCGACCCTGAAGGGCGCGAACGAGGAGTTGCTCGGCATCTACGAGGCGGACCAGGGTGACCGGATGGTCTCCGACGTGACGAAGCTCGACTGGAAGGTCGTCAGCGCTCGGGACGAGGCACGGCGGGCGCGCGTGCAGCAGATTCTGGACGAGGGCGGCGCGAAGGTGGCGCTCGACTACTTCCACGCGGCCATGGTGTTCCAGCATGGCAAGGAGGTGGCCGACTTCCAGCGCTCGCACTCGCTCGCGGTGAAGGCCTCGGAGCTGGACCCGACGCTCAAGCAGGCACGCTGGCTCGCGGCGGCCTCGAAGGACCGCGAGCTGATGAACCTGGGCAAGCCCCAGTTGTACGGGACGCAGTTCCGCGTCGTGGAAGGCAAGTGGGAGCTGTACGCCGTGGACCCCTCCATCACCGATGAGGAGCGCGCGAAGTGGAACGTGCCCCCTCTGGAGGATGCACGGAAGAAGGCCGAGGCGATGAACGCGCGCTCGCAGTAG